Proteins encoded in a region of the Brevundimonas vesicularis genome:
- a CDS encoding TonB-dependent receptor has product MALLAQGAPVLAQAQTFVLDMPAQDLADALRAVARATRHEIAFESGAVRGKLAPALTGTYTPQAAVAALLAGSGLVVEVGRSGLLIVRPDNRRVPGVAASALSNEVTEISEILVLGSRSLNVDVRRSEDGDQPYVVFNRDEISTSQATTVEEFLRTRLPQNAGFGGSRAQSTGNGRPYSSFNLRGLGANQTLILVNGRRLASLANQNFAPAQADINGIPLGSIERIEILPASAGGVYGGNAVGGVINIILRHDYQGVEVATTYNDTFDFAAPNGRFDVNGGFSLEGGRTTVTFGGSISRSGTLRVRDRAHLIQDGMDLGFRNLSPYDRSGFPPLGNGVNIRSADGSSLVLDPRYGGADLGSAVTHLPLGYGGVDADGGAQLRANAGAFDLDIPDTLAGLERGLLTSPEMQSFNVNVRREFTSWLDGFVDYSRFENAGTSYSANQLPSILSLAADAPTNPFQQAIRLSFPTPGLSFPYESDSKTETLAVGTIIRLPRRWALNLEVNQTRTSNRAVFYQSAIDAYGDYCGLGAADDPFSCAGRPVLDPLSSPIDFGDYLFTEPTYRAGPYDSTFTNPSLRASGPVFRLPGGSATLTLAVQQEATKIERAGNTFTDTVSRSPLYVVFPGRDQRTTSEYAELALPLASPQNNVPFLRELELRAAVRHDAYVTKSPPSGFDSFIFADPDSDLPAFERVESRFESTNYTVAGRYSPFEALVLRASYATGFLPPSVVQLGSQSDPAPFGLGVPDPLRGDEIVDYALTTTRGLGNGTLRPEESETMSFGAIVTPMSGVRLSADYTRIKKTGEIGGIPLDYLLANPDVFPGRVVRAAPASGDPVGYAGRILFVDASPINMLQSEFKAVDVQIDYDRDFGAWGSARFYALATWQPTTVRQLVPGAAALDYTGNWDGPLEWQGNGGVDWEKGAWRIRWNTQFYDSYNIFTTQDATTPGGAASIEDAIALQGARRIPSQTYSDLHVSYAFGDRPGPLGGTRLSAGVLNVFNKTPPVVAITSYTQAGYSTYGDPRLRRFSVSLTKAF; this is encoded by the coding sequence CGCGCAGTGGCGCGGGCAACGCGTCACGAAATCGCCTTCGAGAGTGGCGCCGTCCGGGGCAAACTGGCGCCCGCGCTGACGGGAACCTACACGCCGCAGGCCGCCGTCGCGGCCCTGCTGGCCGGGAGCGGCCTGGTCGTCGAGGTCGGGCGATCGGGTCTGCTGATCGTTAGGCCCGACAATCGGAGGGTCCCAGGTGTCGCCGCCAGCGCCCTGTCGAATGAGGTCACCGAAATCTCCGAAATCCTGGTGTTGGGTTCGCGCAGCCTGAACGTAGACGTCCGGCGCTCCGAGGACGGCGACCAGCCCTATGTCGTGTTCAATCGCGACGAGATTTCCACCTCCCAGGCCACGACGGTGGAAGAATTCTTGCGCACGCGCCTGCCTCAGAACGCAGGGTTCGGCGGTTCCCGAGCGCAAAGCACTGGCAACGGCCGGCCATATTCCAGTTTCAACCTGCGCGGCCTGGGAGCGAACCAGACCCTCATTCTGGTCAATGGGCGCCGCCTCGCCAGTCTCGCTAACCAAAACTTCGCCCCCGCACAGGCTGATATCAACGGCATTCCGCTTGGCTCGATTGAGCGGATCGAAATTCTACCCGCCTCGGCCGGCGGCGTCTACGGCGGCAACGCTGTGGGCGGGGTGATCAACATTATCCTGCGCCACGATTACCAGGGGGTGGAGGTTGCAACCACCTACAACGACACCTTCGATTTCGCCGCGCCGAACGGCCGGTTCGATGTCAACGGGGGCTTTTCCTTGGAAGGGGGGCGAACCACGGTGACGTTCGGAGGCTCGATCAGCCGCTCCGGCACGCTGAGGGTCAGGGATCGCGCGCACCTGATCCAGGACGGCATGGATCTGGGTTTCCGCAATCTATCGCCCTATGACCGATCGGGTTTTCCGCCACTCGGAAACGGGGTCAATATCCGCAGCGCCGACGGATCGAGCCTCGTACTGGATCCGCGTTACGGCGGCGCCGATCTGGGTTCTGCAGTCACCCACCTTCCGCTGGGCTACGGCGGGGTCGACGCCGACGGTGGGGCGCAGCTTCGCGCCAATGCGGGAGCCTTCGATCTCGATATTCCCGACACGCTCGCGGGCCTCGAACGCGGTCTTCTGACCTCCCCAGAAATGCAGTCCTTCAACGTCAATGTCCGACGCGAGTTCACGAGCTGGCTTGACGGCTTCGTCGATTACTCGCGTTTTGAAAACGCCGGAACGAGCTACAGCGCCAACCAGCTCCCCAGCATCCTGTCCCTGGCCGCCGATGCCCCGACCAATCCGTTCCAGCAGGCCATCCGCCTGTCCTTCCCGACGCCGGGCCTGTCCTTCCCCTATGAGTCCGACTCCAAGACCGAGACGCTGGCGGTCGGGACGATCATCCGCCTGCCACGCCGGTGGGCTCTGAACCTGGAGGTCAATCAGACCCGAACCTCGAACCGAGCCGTCTTCTATCAGTCGGCTATAGATGCCTACGGGGACTATTGTGGCCTTGGGGCGGCGGACGACCCGTTCTCGTGCGCAGGCCGACCCGTGTTGGACCCTCTGAGTTCGCCGATCGACTTCGGAGACTATCTCTTCACTGAGCCGACCTATCGCGCCGGTCCCTACGACTCGACCTTCACCAATCCGTCCTTGAGGGCCTCGGGACCGGTGTTTCGACTGCCAGGCGGCTCCGCCACCCTGACCCTGGCGGTGCAGCAGGAAGCCACCAAGATCGAACGTGCGGGCAACACCTTCACCGACACCGTCAGCCGCAGCCCTCTCTATGTCGTCTTCCCAGGCCGGGATCAGCGGACCACCTCGGAATACGCCGAACTCGCCCTGCCGCTGGCCAGTCCGCAGAACAACGTCCCCTTCCTGCGGGAGCTCGAGCTTCGCGCGGCCGTGCGTCACGACGCTTATGTCACCAAGTCCCCGCCGTCGGGCTTCGACTCCTTCATCTTCGCGGATCCAGACAGCGACCTGCCCGCCTTCGAGCGCGTCGAAAGCCGATTCGAAAGCACGAACTACACCGTGGCGGGGCGCTATTCTCCCTTTGAGGCTCTGGTGCTGCGCGCCAGCTACGCTACAGGCTTTCTCCCGCCCAGCGTCGTCCAGCTCGGTTCTCAGAGCGATCCTGCGCCGTTTGGATTGGGCGTGCCGGATCCCCTGCGTGGCGATGAGATCGTCGACTACGCTCTGACGACAACCAGGGGGTTAGGGAACGGAACGCTTCGCCCCGAGGAGTCTGAAACGATGTCGTTCGGGGCGATCGTGACTCCGATGAGCGGTGTGCGGCTCTCGGCCGACTACACACGGATCAAGAAGACCGGAGAGATTGGCGGCATACCGCTGGACTATCTGCTCGCCAATCCCGACGTCTTTCCGGGCCGCGTAGTCCGGGCGGCGCCAGCGTCCGGCGATCCTGTGGGCTATGCGGGCCGAATCCTGTTCGTGGACGCCTCTCCCATCAACATGCTGCAGTCCGAGTTCAAGGCGGTCGATGTCCAGATCGACTACGATAGAGACTTCGGAGCCTGGGGCTCTGCCCGCTTCTACGCCCTGGCGACCTGGCAACCGACGACCGTCCGCCAACTCGTCCCAGGCGCCGCGGCGCTTGATTATACCGGTAACTGGGACGGCCCGCTCGAATGGCAGGGGAACGGCGGGGTGGATTGGGAGAAGGGCGCATGGCGCATCCGCTGGAACACCCAGTTCTACGATAGCTACAATATCTTCACGACCCAGGACGCGACGACCCCTGGCGGCGCGGCCTCCATAGAGGACGCCATCGCTCTCCAGGGTGCGCGCAGGATTCCCAGCCAGACCTACAGCGACTTGCATGTCTCCTATGCTTTCGGCGACCGTCCAGGGCCGCTGGGCGGGACGCGCCTCTCGGCCGGGGTGCTCAACGTTTTCAACAAGACCCCGCCGGTGGTGGCGATCACCTCCTATACCCAGGCGGGATACAGCACCTACGGCGACCCCCGTCTGCGGCGCTTCAGCGTCAGCCTGACCAAAGCGTTCTGA